The Synechococcus sp. PCC 7335 nucleotide sequence CGAATCAGGGAGTGACGTAATCCAGCCCAGTACAGTGGTTTGTCGCTGACGCTGACGCATAGTAGGCCACACTTGCTCGATTAGACTTGCCGCTCGCTCAAAATCTTGGGCGGTTAGAGCATGACGAATCGCATCAGCGAACAGATCATTCTGCTCGTACCATTCACTTGCCTGTGCATGCAGGCTAGCCATTCGTTCTGGCCATTCCATCTGAGCATAGGCCTGAAGCACATCGGCAAACAAGTGATGGTAACGGTACCACTGACGCTTGTTGTCCAGCGGAATGATAAATAGGTTGCCTCGTTCCAGCCTTTCCAACATTCCCTGACCATCGGTTTGGCTGGTGAGCGCATCACACAGAGAACCGTTCAATCGTTCCAAAATGGCAGTTTGTAGCAAAAAACGACGGACGTGTTCGGGCTGCCGTTGCAAGACTTCTTCCATCAGATAGTCCACAATGTAACGATCGTCGCCTGAAAACGCTGCAACAAAATCAGCGACATCCTTTCGCCCTTGCAGAGATAGGGCTGCGAGTTGCAATCCGGCAATCCAGCCTTCAGTCCGCTGCTCCAGAGCAGTCACTTCGTCCGGCAAGATTGATAATCTCATTCTTTGGTTCAAGAAAGCGGCCGCTTCATCCGGCGTAAACCGCAGATCGCTTGCCCTCAGCTCGCTCAAGTCTCCATGAGACCTTAAACGCGCCAGCGATAAGGGCGGGTCGGTACGGCTGGCAATAATTAGATGCGCTTGAGGCGGCAAATGGCTGATCAGAAAGCCGATTCCGTTATGAATGGCTTGGGTTACGATCACATGATAATCATCGAGGATCACGACAGTATTTTCAACGGCAGTCAGTTCATTGAGCAAGGTTATCAAGACTGACTCGATGGGGGGTGGCTGTGGCGATCGCAGTAATGAGAGCGATCGCTCCCCTAAACCAGAATGAATGTTTTGCAGAGCGGTGATTAGATAGGACCAGAAAATAGCCGGATCGTTGTCACTCGGATCTAACGAAACCCAGGCAACTGATCTGGTGGATAAGGCTGCGATCCATTCTGCTAGTAGCGTCGTTTTGCCAAAACCGGCCGGGGCTGAAACCAGGGTCAACTTGCGCTGTGTGTGGATGCGGTCAATTAATCGTGGGCGCGAGACCCAGTCAGCAGACCATTCTGGGAGGTAGAGCTTGGTCTCCAGGAGAGGGATTTTTGAGTTGATTAGTCCCGCCGAGCCAATCATAGATACATTTTCAGGCTTTAAGAAGCACCCTAAAAAATGGTGAATAGTTTGAATTCAGAGCTTTTTCACTATGCAGAGATTGGATTTTCCATACGTATACCCATCTTTTCACAAGGATGCAAGTTGGAAATCAAACACTAATCTCTTCGAGGCCGATTCTGAACAACAGCGATCATGGGTGCTGCTGAGTGAAATCGAGCCCTAAAGCGTTTGAGTGAAGCGAAGTAATACCCTGTCCGCTTATGATAGGCGACCGTCATGTTCAGATTAACGGGAGAGTGTTTAAAAATTTGCGTAAGCGCTTGTTTTCTTACAGGACAAAGCGTTTTGGGAACAGAATAGCAAAATGTGAGGGCACTGCCTTCCAGTTCTTAATCGGTTGGCCCCACTTCTTAGCAATGTTGTTCTTCGCTAGGCACATCTATCTCAAGACAGCTTCTTTGTTAGGAAAGATGACTTTGATCTTGATGAGCTTACGTAGCGAGCGATTGAACGATGAAAGCGCCTGTGAAAAGGCAGTTGGGGGTACAAGCGCCTTCTATGCAGGTCTAGTCATTGCTAGTGGGATGGTGGCAAACATTGGCGCTAGCGTAATTGTATGAAACATACGGTAGAGATCCAGCGCAGTCTGCATCGCTTTGGCTGACCATGCATTTTGTCGTCGATGGCTTAGGTGGCGGTAACGCAATTGTAGGTGGACTGTGGGTTTTGCTCATTAGCTAGGCTGCGCTGTCACACAACCAACTCTCAAAAGCGCTGAGCTACTTCGACATTGCCGTAGGCGCTGTAGGCGTCATCACCTTTATTCCTGCGCTCACAGAATTAAGTGCTGCTTATGGCCTGAGAAGCATCGTGTGGTTTCTATGGGCAAGAAAAATTCTAATTACACACTAATCGCGACTTTCCCCTTAACCTGTCTTTCTTCTACATTGTGAATTGCCGTAGGCACCTCTGCGAGCGAATAAGTCCGATCAACAACCGGCTTGAGCTTACCTGCTTCAATCCAGTCTTTTAGTACAGTCAGATCAGCTTGATTAGGCGCTGAAAGTAAACACTTCACCCTACGACGACTAGCCTTAGGTTTCCATCGTTCAGCAAAAGGCCCTAAAAGCATAGAACGAAAGAATTCTGAGGTAGCGCCACCCACCATTACATAGGTTCCGCCGGGTGCGATCGCACCCAAAAAATCAGAAAACGGTCGATAGGCCGCTGCATCTACAATCAAATCGTAGGGCTGCACTGGCTTTGTCGGATCGCTCTGCGTGTAGTCGATCACGTAGTCCACGCCCAGCGACTTCACCATCTCCATCTTGCTAGTACTGCAAACCGCTGTCACTTCAGCGCCCAACTCTCTTGCTAGCTGCACCGCGAATGAACCCACACCACCAGAGGCTCCATTGATCGGAACCCTTTGTCCTGGCTGGATTTCTCCATAGTCTCTTAGTGCTTGCAGCGCAGCCAACCCAGAAACGGGGACTGTTGCAGCTTCTTCAAAAAGATAGATTGGTGGGCTTTTGCACCAGTGCCTTTTCGGGAACAGAAATATATTCGGAGAACGCACCAAATCCGCATTCTGACAAATCGACAAAGACCTCATCATTTGGAATACCGTCTACATCGACAAGGTCGTACAGCAGCTTAGAAAAGAGGGCTACGAAATTTCTGACGATGACCTCAAATCAGTCTGGCCGACTAGGCAAAGGCACCTCAATGTTTACGGGGCCTATCTCTATGAAGCCGAATGGATTGGTCAGCAGCTAGGCCTCAGACCCCTGCGCCAGCCTGACTCTCAGCCTTAAAGGACAAAATGGTTCCGATTCTATACATAGGCGACAGTACCTTCAGCACCTAACTCTCAGAATCTCCTTGAGCCGTGTCGTATACCGAGGCGATCGCCACTGCTGTCTCATCCCCCAAGACTTTCGCTGCTTGCCCTTCTCTAGTCCTTGAGCTGCAAAGCGAACTGTACCTCTACCCATCTTGGCGTTGAGCGAATCCATCAGCACCATCAGTTCATCGGACTGCTCGTGATCAGTAGAGCAAAACAAGTTTCCCTGTACGGTGGTGGCCGGGGCCAGGTCAACCAGCATAACGCCGCACTTGTGGTACTCAAACCCAGGTCGATACAGCTGTGCCATACATGCCCTGGCTGCATGGATAATCTCGCGGCTATCGCGGCTAGGTACTGTGAATGACCAGGTGCAGCTATTGCTGTACTGCGCCTCATGCTGACGGAATCTATTGGTTTGCAAGAACACCTGCAACCCCCCACAGCGACTGCCCTGGCCGCGTAGCTTTCCGGCTGCTCTAGCGGCATGGTCAGCGATCGCTTCCAACAACAGATGTTTCTCAGCAATCATCCGCCCGAACGAGCGCGAACACATGATGTTCTTCTTCGGCTGAATCTCTTCTAATCCCAGACAAGCCGTTCCGCGCAATTCGTGAACGATCCGCTCTGCGACCACGTTGAACACCTGTCGAATTGTTCTTGGTTCAGCGGCTCGCAAGTCAGCCGCAGTCTCAATACCAATCGCATTGAGCTTGAGCGTCCACCGTCTACCGATGCCCCAGATATCCCCAACTGCAATAGTAGGAAGCACCTCATCTTGGAGGGTGCGATCGCATAGGTTGAAGACACCGCTTGTTGTTCGTTTCTTAGCTACATAGTTAGCAACCTTAGCCAGCGTCTTAGTTGGGCCGATGCCTACACCGATAGGTATACCCGTCCACTGGTGGACTTTCTTTTGCATCTGGCGTCCGTAGTCAGTGAGGTCGAGGTGAGCAAAGCCGTCCAGTTGTAGAAAAGCCTCATCAATTGAGTAAACTTCCATATCCGGCGTAAACGTGCCTAGACAGGCCATTACTCGCTGAGACATATCACCATAGAGGGCGTAGTTAGAAGAGAAAACTACAACGTTGTGCTGAGCGCAAATATCTCTATACTCATGCCACACAGCACCCATCGGTATCCCTAAGTCTTTTGCTTTGACAGATCTTGATATGACATTCGCATCATTGTTGGACATCACGGCGATTGCACGATTGTTCAGCGCGGGCTGGAAAACTTGCTCGCACGAAGCATAAAAATTGTTGGCATCACAGAGCGCAAAGATCGGCATGAGTAACAGGTTCACTTCATCGAGCGAATAGTGTGAATGACAACACCCCGGCTGAAACCGGACAGCTATAAAGCGGCAGAAGATGCGATCGGTAGGGAATTAGGCAAAGAGCACCAGCGACAATCATAGATTTTTAGCAATGTGGGAGGACGACATCGGTTGTCACATAGGATCACTGATGGTTACGCGACAGGTTCTTTAAAGTGAGCTGGAGCAACCTGATAATTCCCTGAATCATTAAAAAATCAGTACAAATGAACTAAAACTTAAGAGTACTGCTACGCTTATTAGAAATCAAGCCCTTCTTCTGTAAGGAGTTTGAGGAAAGTTCGTACAGTACTAGTAACAGGGCATTATAAAGTAGTCCACGAGGCGCCTCATCATTCATCCCTATGCAGCTCAAACCGTTGCTTTCTCTATCTATCCTCGGCATACTACTCACTGTTGGTAGTGGTGCAGCTGCACACTCGGGAAGAACGAACGCTAGCGGATGCCACAACAACCACAGCACCGGAGACTACCATTGTCACAACAGTGGAAGTTCCTCTAGCCCAACTAGACAAACCGTGCCAACTTCAACACCTGCTGTTACACCCTACTGGCGTGTTCTATCGGTGGGAGACGGCGATACGCTGCGCGTCACAACGGGCACTGAGAATGCCACCATTCGCCTTGGCTGTGTCGATTCTCCGGAACTAGCTCAAGATTTTGGGGAAAGCTCGAAAGAGTACCTGCAAGCGCTGCTTCCTATCAATACGCCTGTTGCTTTGCGTACTGTTGCCACTGACCGCTATGGTCGCACGGTTGCTGAAATATTCAGTCAGGGCCGCAACATTAATCTTAGTTTGGTTGAGAGTGGCCATGCCGTCGCCTATCGTCAATACCTTAGTCAATGCGACCAAGACGCCTATCTAGAAGCTGAAGCGATCGCACGGCAGAATCGTCTAGTGTTTTGGTCAGTACCTAATCCTGTAATGCCTTGGGATTTTAGGAGGCAACGTTGACGACTTCAAGCGGAAAGCGATCGCACACTATGCTCAACGTTTGAAGGAACTCGATCAAATGTCCTATAAGATGGGCAAACTCAGATCTTGCACCAGTCTCATTAGACAGAGCTAGGCAGAGACTTGAGAACAATCTCAAAGCCGTACTGGGCAGGCATACCAGTATCACGTCTGATGTGCTTAAGTAGTAGTGCCCAACGAACGGAAGGCAACAACTTCTCTATCGTTAGCCGCGAGGTTGCTTTCCAGTTCAACACAGGTGGCCACGCCCATAGGTCAATCCAGTGAGCCAGTACATAGGCAATGAATGAGAGCATCAGCCAACGGTAAACGCCTAGCTTTGTTCCCTGGCCAAAGCAGTGTAGACCAAACTGATGCTTTACTGTTTTGAAGAAGCCTTCTATCGCCCATCGTTTGCGCCCTAGTCGAATCAGATAGATGCCCGTGTAAGGATAGGTAGAAGCGACAAACCGTAGCTCTCGTTTGTCGTCTGCACGTTTGAGCCAAAACCAGGAAATGGTAAGCGGGTAGTCGATGTCCTTTAGCCGGACTTGTAAGCCTCGTTTTGCACATCTCGGTAAGTCCTTGAGCCTACGCCCATCCTGCAATAGGCGATTGTTCCTGACACCCACAACGGCTCGCCATCGCCGTCGCCGTACGGCATTGAAGAAGGCAACGGTGCCGAACTCTGTGTCTCCTTGTACGATGACAGTGCGACCTTGGATGAGTCGCCTTGGAACCGTTGCCAGGAGCTTACAAGCTAGTTGCGATGGACTCGCTTCTCCTTTGCCGTGCCAGATACGAAAGCTCCAAGGAATGCGCCGTTCGCCGATGACCAGATACATTACCACTAGGTGCAGCCCTCGTTTGCCGTTTAGCATTCTCACCCAAGGTTCTGGCGCATCGACATCCTCAGTCGGTGTACTCAGATGCCAGAACTTCCCAGTCTTTCTCAACGTTGTCAGGTCTATCAATAACCGAACGGGCACGTTTGGCCCCACCGGATGAACGGCTAGCTGGTCTAAGATTGCTGCGCGAGTGGTACGAATGACTTGGCGGGTAGACCAGCTATAGCGATTGAGGAAGCGGCTGAGCGAGCTAGGCGATTTGAGCGGTGTATGTTCAGGTAAAGCGTGGCCTTGTTCTGAGAGAAATCGAGCGAACAGAGCTTTGAGACTGGCTGTTTGATAGTGACTAGGCATGAGTGAAATTAGGCTATAAACTAGCCTTCGGGCGTGCTGAAGCATGGTTGTATTGACCGTCTTCTTTTTTACTTACGCCCTTTCTTTCAGACTTTGACCCGCTACGCAACCCTTTCTGAGAATGGTGCAAGATCTCAGCAAACCTAAACGATTGCTCCTATGAAAAACAGCTACAGTGATAGCAACAGAAGACACACCATCGCTTCAAGCAACACTAGCGTAAACAGTCGATAGTGATCGCTATCAACATCACTTCCCTCTCAAGAGTGCTGATACCTAGATAACATGCTACTAAGCGAACGTGTTCTAGGAGCTGATCATGACTCTGACGAGGGAGGCAACTTACGATGATATACCTGTCATTGCACGAGTTCACGTAGACACCTGGAGAGACACATATTCAGGCATCATTCCAGATGAGGTGCTAGCCGATTTATCCTACGAGAAACGAGAGAATTCATGGCAAAGAGTCTTTGCTCAGGCGGCTGACTCAAACGGATTTACCTACGTTTCAGAGGATGAAAACGGCCAAGTCGTTGGATTTATAGATGGTGGTAGAGAGCGCACAGATGACCGACTTTACCGAGGTGAAATCAACGCTATCTACATTCTGAGCAGTCATCAACACCAAGGGATTGGCCGCGAACTGGTTCGACTGGCAGTAAAAAAACTGTGGCAGATGGATATTCAGTCCATGTTGGTCTGGGTGCTAGAAGATAATCCTGCTTGCAAATTCTACGAAGCGTTAGGAGGGCAGATCGTACGGAGTAAAAGTATTGAGATGAGAGGTAGCACTCTCATTGAGTATGCCTACGGGTGGACTGATACATCACTCCTATTGAGACCTGTTGATTGATTGACAAAGAGCTACTACACAAAGGTTATTTACACTGCACGCAGCCAGGCCAACTGTCTATAACCTCTGCCATAGTGCTTGTTGGACAGTACTAAAAACCTTTCCTCAATTGTTACAGGAAAGTAGAACGGTATATCAAGGATCTCAGCCCTCTTCTACCAAAGGGGTTCAACTGGTACAGTCCCTACGGTGCTTAGCGTGCGTTTCT carries:
- a CDS encoding GNAT family N-acetyltransferase, whose protein sequence is MTLTREATYDDIPVIARVHVDTWRDTYSGIIPDEVLADLSYEKRENSWQRVFAQAADSNGFTYVSEDENGQVVGFIDGGRERTDDRLYRGEINAIYILSSHQHQGIGRELVRLAVKKLWQMDIQSMLVWVLEDNPACKFYEALGGQIVRSKSIEMRGSTLIEYAYGWTDTSLLLRPVD
- the umuC gene encoding translesion error-prone DNA polymerase V subunit UmuC — translated: MPIFALCDANNFYASCEQVFQPALNNRAIAVMSNNDANVISRSVKAKDLGIPMGAVWHEYRDICAQHNVVVFSSNYALYGDMSQRVMACLGTFTPDMEVYSIDEAFLQLDGFAHLDLTDYGRQMQKKVHQWTGIPIGVGIGPTKTLAKVANYVAKKRTTSGVFNLCDRTLQDEVLPTIAVGDIWGIGRRWTLKLNAIGIETAADLRAAEPRTIRQVFNVVAERIVHELRGTACLGLEEIQPKKNIMCSRSFGRMIAEKHLLLEAIADHAARAAGKLRGQGSRCGGLQVFLQTNRFRQHEAQYSNSCTWSFTVPSRDSREIIHAARACMAQLYRPGFEYHKCGVMLVDLAPATTVQGNLFCSTDHEQSDELMVLMDSLNAKMGRGTVRFAAQGLEKGKQRKSWGMRQQWRSPRYTTRLKEILRVRC
- a CDS encoding thermonuclease family protein: MQLKPLLSLSILGILLTVGSGAAAHSGRTNASGCHNNHSTGDYHCHNSGSSSSPTRQTVPTSTPAVTPYWRVLSVGDGDTLRVTTGTENATIRLGCVDSPELAQDFGESSKEYLQALLPINTPVALRTVATDRYGRTVAEIFSQGRNINLSLVESGHAVAYRQYLSQCDQDAYLEAEAIARQNRLVFWSVPNPVMPWDFRRQR
- a CDS encoding NAD(P)-dependent alcohol dehydrogenase; the encoded protein is MRSPNIFLFPKRHWCKSPPIYLFEEAATVPVSGLAALQALRDYGEIQPGQRVPINGASGGVGSFAVQLARELGAEVTAVCSTSKMEMVKSLGVDYVIDYTQSDPTKPVQPYDLIVDAAAYRPFSDFLGAIAPGGTYVMVGGATSEFFRSMLLGPFAERWKPKASRRRVKCLLSAPNQADLTVLKDWIEAGKLKPVVDRTYSLAEVPTAIHNVEERQVKGKVAISV
- a CDS encoding transposase, with protein sequence MLQHARRLVYSLISLMPSHYQTASLKALFARFLSEQGHALPEHTPLKSPSSLSRFLNRYSWSTRQVIRTTRAAILDQLAVHPVGPNVPVRLLIDLTTLRKTGKFWHLSTPTEDVDAPEPWVRMLNGKRGLHLVVMYLVIGERRIPWSFRIWHGKGEASPSQLACKLLATVPRRLIQGRTVIVQGDTEFGTVAFFNAVRRRRWRAVVGVRNNRLLQDGRRLKDLPRCAKRGLQVRLKDIDYPLTISWFWLKRADDKRELRFVASTYPYTGIYLIRLGRKRWAIEGFFKTVKHQFGLHCFGQGTKLGVYRWLMLSFIAYVLAHWIDLWAWPPVLNWKATSRLTIEKLLPSVRWALLLKHIRRDTGMPAQYGFEIVLKSLPSSV